Proteins encoded within one genomic window of Nordella sp. HKS 07:
- a CDS encoding saccharopine dehydrogenase NADP-binding domain-containing protein — MPLNTEKTLGKRVAVYGATGHTGLFVVEELLRRGFVPIAIARSEEALTSARFSDPKVIRRRATVDDAESLDRALAGAAAVINCAGAFLDTASAVAAAAMRAGIHYLDVTAEQPNALATLDDFDAPARKAGVAVIPAMGFYGGFADLLATVAVGEWDDVDGIEVLIGLDSWHPPRGTRLTGERNTARRLVVENGQLVPVNLPPAEKVWSFAEPVGRQATLEIPFSEVILISSHLKPSSLHTHLSANALRDVRDAATPAPVVDATGRSTQHFVVEVVATAGGRTRRVIAKGRDIYAFSAPLICEVAERLLRPDFAHAGAHAPGAILDAHDVLSALRPDHLTFEVFND, encoded by the coding sequence ATGCCGCTGAATACCGAGAAAACCCTTGGAAAGAGGGTGGCCGTATATGGAGCCACCGGCCACACCGGACTTTTCGTCGTCGAGGAATTGCTGCGCCGCGGCTTCGTGCCGATCGCCATAGCGCGTAGTGAGGAGGCGCTTACATCGGCGCGGTTTTCCGACCCGAAAGTGATCCGCCGGCGCGCCACGGTGGACGATGCCGAAAGCCTGGACCGGGCGCTCGCGGGCGCGGCGGCGGTCATCAATTGCGCGGGTGCCTTCCTCGACACCGCAAGCGCGGTCGCCGCCGCCGCGATGCGCGCCGGCATCCACTATCTCGACGTCACTGCCGAGCAGCCCAACGCCCTGGCGACACTCGACGATTTCGATGCGCCCGCACGCAAGGCCGGCGTAGCTGTGATCCCCGCGATGGGTTTCTATGGCGGTTTCGCCGATCTGCTGGCGACGGTCGCCGTGGGCGAATGGGATGATGTCGATGGGATCGAGGTTTTGATTGGTCTCGACAGCTGGCATCCGCCGCGGGGAACCCGCCTCACCGGCGAGCGCAACACCGCCAGGCGCCTGGTCGTCGAGAACGGGCAACTGGTGCCGGTGAATCTCCCGCCGGCCGAGAAGGTCTGGAGCTTTGCCGAACCGGTCGGCCGGCAGGCGACGCTCGAAATCCCGTTTTCGGAAGTCATCCTGATCTCAAGTCACTTGAAGCCATCGAGCCTTCACACCCATCTCAGTGCCAACGCACTGCGCGACGTTCGCGATGCGGCGACTCCCGCTCCGGTCGTCGATGCGACGGGCCGCTCGACGCAACATTTTGTCGTCGAGGTGGTGGCGACTGCGGGCGGCAGGACTCGTCGCGTCATCGCCAAGGGGCGCGATATCTATGCCTTCTCGGCGCCGCTCATATGCGAAGTCGCCGAGCGTCTTCTCAGGCCCGATTTCGCTCATGCGGGCGCTCACGCCCCGGGTGCGATCCTCGATGCCCACGATGTGCTGAGCGCATTGCGGCCGGACCATCTGACATTCGAAGTCTTCAACGACTGA
- a CDS encoding TetR/AcrR family transcriptional regulator gives MLHAATRLLQTRGYYGTGLNDILAESGAPRGSLYFHFPDGKGQLALEATRAAVDDVTLATARIIAEAETPGAALRTISERIAELMRCTNYERSCPISPLIHDGTNDLPALLDVCREAFDTWMGLMEEMLLKSGLPADRAKALSLLAQTVFQGGAIVSRTHHDDRMLLDAIDEVARLVDKEVADVS, from the coding sequence ATGCTGCACGCCGCCACGCGGCTTCTCCAGACGCGCGGCTACTACGGCACGGGATTGAATGACATCCTCGCCGAAAGCGGCGCCCCACGCGGTTCGCTCTATTTCCACTTTCCTGATGGCAAGGGGCAGCTTGCCTTGGAAGCAACCCGGGCGGCGGTCGATGACGTCACGCTGGCGACCGCCAGGATCATCGCCGAGGCCGAAACCCCGGGCGCGGCGCTCAGAACCATTTCCGAACGTATCGCGGAACTCATGAGATGCACGAACTACGAGCGCAGCTGTCCCATCTCGCCGCTCATACATGATGGGACAAACGATCTGCCGGCTCTTCTTGATGTGTGCCGCGAGGCTTTCGACACCTGGATGGGCCTTATGGAGGAGATGCTTCTGAAGTCAGGCCTGCCGGCGGATCGCGCCAAGGCACTTTCATTGCTGGCTCAAACAGTATTCCAGGGTGGCGCCATCGTCTCGAGGACCCACCATGATGATCGGATGCTTCTCGATGCGATCGACGAGGTGGCGCGACTGGTCGATAAAGAAGTTGCCGACGTTTCCTGA
- a CDS encoding VOC family protein: protein MPKMIYVNLPVRDLAVATRFYEAVGCRKNEQFSDHQASSMVWSDTITFQLLSHDYFSTFTPKKIADAHATTEVLLALTRDSREEVDAIVAAAAASGGKADIREPQDMGWLYTRAFEDPDGHVFEAISADMDAMPAGMKE, encoded by the coding sequence ATGCCGAAGATGATCTATGTAAATCTGCCGGTGAGGGACCTTGCCGTCGCGACCCGCTTCTACGAGGCGGTCGGATGCAGGAAGAATGAGCAGTTCAGCGACCACCAGGCGTCGAGCATGGTCTGGTCCGACACCATCACGTTTCAGTTGCTGTCCCACGACTATTTCTCAACCTTCACGCCGAAGAAGATTGCCGACGCCCATGCGACGACCGAGGTGCTGCTTGCCTTGACGCGCGACAGTCGCGAAGAGGTCGACGCCATCGTCGCGGCGGCGGCCGCGAGCGGCGGTAAGGCCGATATCCGCGAGCCGCAGGACATGGGATGGCTATATACCCGGGCTTTCGAGGATCCCGATGGTCACGTGTTTGAAGCGATATCGGCGGACATGGACGCAATGCCTGCCGGGATGAAAGAGTAG